A genome region from Chelonia mydas isolate rCheMyd1 chromosome 24, rCheMyd1.pri.v2, whole genome shotgun sequence includes the following:
- the S100A11 gene encoding protein S100-A11, whose protein sequence is MPGRPAARGQVRTRPQPGAASANQARGAGPAGLPRAVAGAGRGSEAAPESAPRSAPRSAPSAAAMSKIPVRPTETERCIESLLAVFQRYAGREGDNCTLSKKEFLSFMNVELASFTKNQKDPGVLDRMMKKLDLNCDGQLDFQEFLNLIGGIAQACHIALCVQAPPGHHETKKL, encoded by the exons atgCCTGGGCGCCCCGCAGCCCGAGGGCAAGTCCGGACCCGCCCGCAGCCGGGCGCAGCCTCCGCCAACCAGGCGAGAGGGGCCGGGCCGGCCGGGCTGCCGAGGGCGGTGGCCGGGGCTGGGCGCGGCTCAGAGGCTGCCCCAGAGTCTGCTCCTCGCAGCGCTCCGCGGTCCGCTCCCTCTGCTGCAGCCATG TCGAAGATCCCCGTGCGCCCGACGGAAACGGAGCGTTGCATTGAGTCCCTGCTGGCTGTCTTCCAGCGCTACGCCGGGCGCGAAGGCGACAACTGCACGCTCTCCAAGAAGGAGTTCCTCAGTTTCATGAACGTCGAGCTGGCTTCCTTCACAAAG AACCAgaaggacccaggagtcctggaccgGATGATGAAGAAGCTTGACTTGAATTGCGACGGGCAGCTGGACTTCCAGGAGTTCCTGAACCTTATTGGGGGCATCGCGCAGGCTTGCCACATTGCACTCTGTGTGCAGGCCCCCCCTGGCCACCACGAGACCAAGAAACTGTGA